The Lycium barbarum isolate Lr01 chromosome 9, ASM1917538v2, whole genome shotgun sequence genome has a segment encoding these proteins:
- the LOC132611403 gene encoding mavicyanin-like, giving the protein MAFILENRPKMTLVFLILASFMQLSFGAMYKVGDSAGWTTIGNVDYKQWAANKTFQVGDVIVFKYSPQFHNVMQVTHAEYQSCNASAPIATHTTGNDSITIATHGHHFFLCGVPGHCQSGQKVDINVLRVSSSSSPSKSPSSSSPIPAAAVPAPSPSHAPYWLPSKICIVIAVSLVVLFNFA; this is encoded by the exons ATGGCTTTTATTCTTGAAAACAGACCAAAAATGACTTTGGTTTTCTTGATTTTAGCTTCTTTTATGCAACTCTCCTTTGGAGCTATGTATAAGGTTGGAGACTCAGCTGGTTGGACAACAATTGGTAATGTTGATTACAAACAATGGGCTGCTAACAAAACCTTTCAAGTTGGTGATGTAATTG TATTCAAGTACAGTCCACAATTCCACAATGTGATGCAAGTGACACATGCTGAGTACCAGTCCTGCAATGCATCTGCTCCTATTGCAACACACACAACTGGGAATGACTCCATCACCATAGCAACTCATGGCCACCATTTTTTCCTCTGTGGTGTACCTGGCCATTGCCAATCTGGCCAGAAAGTCGACATCAACGTTCTTCGTGTCTCATCATCCTCGTCTCCATCTAAATCTCCTTCGTCATCGAGTCCCATCCCTGCTGCAGCAGTGCCGGCACCTTCTCCTAGTCATGCCCCTTATTGGCTTCCTAGCAAAATTTGTATTGTCATAGCTGTTTCTTTAGTTGTTCTTTTTAATTTTGCTTGA
- the LOC132611180 gene encoding uncharacterized protein LOC132611180, with protein MPPKKATTAQTKKGVVGETSRAQRGTRTLAQMMRDIASRPADSATSSSSEESGAASPLAPEAPAPAPPAPQLGAEDRTLREAVQLLTTLVAGQARRRGRRDDDDDDRRDSLRVREFLLCGPPEFYGSKPDEDPHDFIRGMRRSLHLVRASETESVELASHRLRDVATHWYESWELSRGEGASPATWDEFVDAFTRHFLPQSYGGRGLTDFYICSRGVGVFVSIIWSLILWPGTHLP; from the coding sequence atgcctccgaaaaaggcgacgacCGCCCAGACGAAAAAGggcgtggtaggagagactagccgagCTCAGAGGGGTACTCGAACCCtcgctcagatgatgcgtgatattgcatcccggccagcagactctgctacgtcttcatcgtcagaggagtctggagcagcttcaccattagctccagaggctccagctcccgcgcctccagctcctcagctaggggcggaggacaggacactgagagaggctgtgcagttattgaccactctggtagcgggacaggctcgcagacgcgggcggagagatgatgatgatgacgacaggcgtgacagcctgagggttcgagagtttctattatgtggccctccagagttttacgggtctaagcccgacgaggacccccatgactttattcgggggatgcggcgctcactacatttggtcagggcttcagagactgagtctgttgagttggcttcgcatagactacgggatgttgctactcactggtatgagtcctgggagctatctaggggtgagggtgcttccccagctacttgggacgagttcgtggatgcttttacccgccactttttgccccagagttacggcgggcgcgggttgaccgatttttacatctgcagcagaggggtcggagtgttcgtgagtataatatggagtttgattctctggcccggtacgcacctgccatag